In Euphorbia lathyris chromosome 9, ddEupLath1.1, whole genome shotgun sequence, the following are encoded in one genomic region:
- the LOC136205512 gene encoding DUF724 domain-containing protein 6-like isoform X1, translating into MNSLTFCLRRKKPQISMAMAIEEKKMDFLSEESMVEVKIEKLGFSEVWYVAKILKSYSDPKGRFMVEFQSDSNQRLTDIVDVSFIRPRPPTPAADQTYNRHDVVDAFCGNGWWKGVVSEVKSSGRYRVMFEKLPYQLNFSSADLRIHLVWSDGMWIRPPKQEIPNTEHCEKQSEHVDNTANHSKVVPETEESLSNHIKEFGKENSVISKSPSALTKSTDQVRDSILAKCLTCDSGANPPLNTGKNTSPNQQEAGPRNRMELSSKKRERELSAKATWQKVAAAADQEEEEAEVFKKKKKKSRTHSVLFEIPPDKLDSRSANLRFHLAWSDGRWVCPPKPEIPKTADCEKQSAANHSKVVPEIEETLSNHAKTLSNHAKKFRKENSVISLNPSVLMKSTENVTESTLAKCSTLDSGANLPLDKGKNTSPNHQEAGPENRMEQSSKKRIREMDAQVTGQKVAAAADQEEEDAEVFKQKKKKSRKHTVLFEIPPDKFDFCSANLRFQLVWRDGRWVRPPKSEILKTADCGKQSAANHSKVVPETEETLSNHAKKFGKENSVFSLAKCATNYWCANLPFNKRKNISRNHQEARAENRMEESSKTSENELNDQVTRQKVAAAGDEVKNHRLPFTKTSFAWNYIDSLEVFRILSTPHFTPLSELDEEIREGLAISHMLTFATLVEKASELEIEKPTSLFDSYLGALADLKMLGFDVKAVADTITELLSFKKRQEKLENRSGEIQEKIAECDGERAKLDEEINEIDKMISELEERRAMKVSRKTKEDSKSEFLQFNASSIKADLVLVKEKFKVKAAALGKQ; encoded by the exons GAGTTTCAGAGCGATTCGAATCAGCGATTGACAGATATTGTCGACGTTTCCTTTATTAGGCCTCGTCCGCCGACTCCTGCGGCTGATCAAACTTATAATCGGCACGACGTTGTCGACGCCTTCTGCGGTAATGGCTGGTGGAAGGGAGTGGTGAGTGAAGTTAAAAGTTCTGGAAGGTACAGAGTGATGTTTGAAAAACTACCTTATCAGTTGAATTTTAGCTCCGCAGATTTGAGGATTCACTTGGTTTGGAGTGATGGCATGTGGATTCGTCCTCCTAAACAG GAAATACCAAACACAGAACATTGTGAAAAACAATCAGAACACGTTGATAATACTGCAAATCATTCTAAGGTAGTTCCTGAAACTGAGGAGAGTCTTTCAAACCATATAAAAGAGTTTGGAAAGGAAAACTCTGTCATCTCTAAAAGTCCTTCGGCGTTAACGAAGTCAACAGACCAAGTTAGAGACAGCATACTAGCTAAATGCTTGACGTGCGATTCGGGTGCAAATCCACCATTGAACACGGGAAAGAATACT AGCCCTAACCAACAAGAAGCTGGGCCGAGAAATAGAATGGAGTTGTCCTCAAAGAAGAGGGAAAGAGAATTGAGTGCTAAAGCTACATGGCAGAAGGTTGCAGCTGCAG ctgaccaagaagaagaagaagcagaagtcttcaagaagaagaagaaaaagtctAGAACCCACTCTGTTCTCTTTGAAATCCCACCTGATAAATTGGATTCTCGCTCTGCAAATTTGAGGTTTCACTTGGCTTGGAGTGATGGAAGATGGGTTTGTCCCCCTAAACCA GAAATACCAAAGACGGCAGATTGTGAAAAACAATCAGCTGCAAATCACTCTAAGGTAGTTCCTGAAATTGAGGAGACACTTTCAAACCATGCTAAGACACTTTCAAACCATGCTAAGAAGTTCAGAAAGGAAAACTCTGTCATCTCTTTAAATCCTTCAGTGTTAATGAAATCAACAGAGAACGTTACAGAGAGTACACTAGCTAAATGCTCGACGCTCGATTCGGGTGCAAATCTGCCATTGGACAAGGGAAAAAATACT AGCCCTAACCATCAAGAAGCTGGTCCGGAAAATAGAATGGAGCAGTCCTCAAAGAAGAGGATAAGAGAAATGGATGCTCAAGTTACCGGGCAGAAGGTTGCAGCTGCAG ctgaccaagaagaagaagacgcaGAAGTCTTCaagcagaagaagaaaaagtctAGAAAGCACACTGTTCTCTTTGAAATCCCACCTGATAAATTCGATTTTTGCTCTGCAAATTTGAGGTTTCAGTTGGTTTGGCGTGATGGCAGATGGGTTCGTCCCCCTAAATCG GAAATACTAAAGACGGCAGATTGTGGAAAACAATCAGCTGCAAATCACTCTAAGGTGGTTCCTGAAACTGAGGAGACACTTTCAAACCATGCTAAGAAGTTCGGAAAGGAAAACTCTGTCTTCTCTTTAGCTAAATGCGCGACGAACTATTGGTGTGCAAATCTGCCATTCAACAAGAGAAAAAATATT AGCCGTAACCATCAAGAAGCTAGAGCTGAAAATAGAATGGAGGAGTCCTCAAAGACGAGCGAAAATGAACTGAATGATCAAGTTACGAGGCAGAAGGTTGCAGCTGCAG GTGACGAAGTGAAGAATCACAGGCTACCTTTCACGAAAACCTCATTTGCTTGGAACTACATAGACTCTCTAGAAGTTTTCCGGATCCTGTCTACACCACATTTTACTCCTTTGTCGGAACTGGACGAGGAAATCCGTGAAGGACTTGCTATCAGTCATATGTTGACATTTGCCACATTGGTCGAGAAGGCATCCGAGTTGGAAATAGAGAAGCCTACAAGTCTTTTTGACAGCTATTTGGGAGCTCTAGCTGATCTTAAAATGCTCGGATTTGATGTTAAGGCAGTGGCAGATACCATTACGGAGTTATTGTCATTCAAAAAAAGGCAAGAAAAGCTCGAAAATCGATCTGGAGAAATTCAAGAAAAGATTGCAGAATGTGATGGTGAAAGAGCAAAGTTGGATGAAGAAATCAATGAAATTGACAAGATGATAAGCGAGTTAGAAGAGCGGCGAGCAATGAAAGTGTCCCGGAAAACGAAAGAAGATTCGAAAAGCGAATTTCTACAGTTTAATGCCTCAAGTATCAAAGCTGACTTGGTGCTTGTGAAGGAAAAGTTCAAGGTGAAAGCTGCTGCCCTTGGAAAACAGTAG
- the LOC136205512 gene encoding uncharacterized protein isoform X2 — MNSLTFCLRRKKPQISMAMAIEEKKMDFLSEESMVEVKIEKLGFSEVWYVAKILKSYSDPKGRFMVEFQSDSNQRLTDIVDVSFIRPRPPTPAADQTYNRHDVVDAFCGNGWWKGVVSEVKSSGRYRVMFEKLPYQLNFSSADLRIHLVWSDGMWIRPPKQEIPNTEHCEKQSEHVDNTANHSKVVPETEESLSNHIKEFGKENSVISKSPSALTKSTDQVRDSILAKCLTCDSGANPPLNTGKNTSPNQQEAGPRNRMELSSKKRERELSAKATWQKVAAAENVTESTLAKCSTLDSGANLPLDKGKNTSPNHQEAGPENRMEQSSKKRIREMDAQVTGQKVAAAADQEEEDAEVFKQKKKKSRKHTVLFEIPPDKFDFCSANLRFQLVWRDGRWVRPPKSEILKTADCGKQSAANHSKVVPETEETLSNHAKKFGKENSVFSLAKCATNYWCANLPFNKRKNISRNHQEARAENRMEESSKTSENELNDQVTRQKVAAAGDEVKNHRLPFTKTSFAWNYIDSLEVFRILSTPHFTPLSELDEEIREGLAISHMLTFATLVEKASELEIEKPTSLFDSYLGALADLKMLGFDVKAVADTITELLSFKKRQEKLENRSGEIQEKIAECDGERAKLDEEINEIDKMISELEERRAMKVSRKTKEDSKSEFLQFNASSIKADLVLVKEKFKVKAAALGKQ, encoded by the exons GAGTTTCAGAGCGATTCGAATCAGCGATTGACAGATATTGTCGACGTTTCCTTTATTAGGCCTCGTCCGCCGACTCCTGCGGCTGATCAAACTTATAATCGGCACGACGTTGTCGACGCCTTCTGCGGTAATGGCTGGTGGAAGGGAGTGGTGAGTGAAGTTAAAAGTTCTGGAAGGTACAGAGTGATGTTTGAAAAACTACCTTATCAGTTGAATTTTAGCTCCGCAGATTTGAGGATTCACTTGGTTTGGAGTGATGGCATGTGGATTCGTCCTCCTAAACAG GAAATACCAAACACAGAACATTGTGAAAAACAATCAGAACACGTTGATAATACTGCAAATCATTCTAAGGTAGTTCCTGAAACTGAGGAGAGTCTTTCAAACCATATAAAAGAGTTTGGAAAGGAAAACTCTGTCATCTCTAAAAGTCCTTCGGCGTTAACGAAGTCAACAGACCAAGTTAGAGACAGCATACTAGCTAAATGCTTGACGTGCGATTCGGGTGCAAATCCACCATTGAACACGGGAAAGAATACT AGCCCTAACCAACAAGAAGCTGGGCCGAGAAATAGAATGGAGTTGTCCTCAAAGAAGAGGGAAAGAGAATTGAGTGCTAAAGCTACATGGCAGAAGGTTGCAGCTGCAG AGAACGTTACAGAGAGTACACTAGCTAAATGCTCGACGCTCGATTCGGGTGCAAATCTGCCATTGGACAAGGGAAAAAATACT AGCCCTAACCATCAAGAAGCTGGTCCGGAAAATAGAATGGAGCAGTCCTCAAAGAAGAGGATAAGAGAAATGGATGCTCAAGTTACCGGGCAGAAGGTTGCAGCTGCAG ctgaccaagaagaagaagacgcaGAAGTCTTCaagcagaagaagaaaaagtctAGAAAGCACACTGTTCTCTTTGAAATCCCACCTGATAAATTCGATTTTTGCTCTGCAAATTTGAGGTTTCAGTTGGTTTGGCGTGATGGCAGATGGGTTCGTCCCCCTAAATCG GAAATACTAAAGACGGCAGATTGTGGAAAACAATCAGCTGCAAATCACTCTAAGGTGGTTCCTGAAACTGAGGAGACACTTTCAAACCATGCTAAGAAGTTCGGAAAGGAAAACTCTGTCTTCTCTTTAGCTAAATGCGCGACGAACTATTGGTGTGCAAATCTGCCATTCAACAAGAGAAAAAATATT AGCCGTAACCATCAAGAAGCTAGAGCTGAAAATAGAATGGAGGAGTCCTCAAAGACGAGCGAAAATGAACTGAATGATCAAGTTACGAGGCAGAAGGTTGCAGCTGCAG GTGACGAAGTGAAGAATCACAGGCTACCTTTCACGAAAACCTCATTTGCTTGGAACTACATAGACTCTCTAGAAGTTTTCCGGATCCTGTCTACACCACATTTTACTCCTTTGTCGGAACTGGACGAGGAAATCCGTGAAGGACTTGCTATCAGTCATATGTTGACATTTGCCACATTGGTCGAGAAGGCATCCGAGTTGGAAATAGAGAAGCCTACAAGTCTTTTTGACAGCTATTTGGGAGCTCTAGCTGATCTTAAAATGCTCGGATTTGATGTTAAGGCAGTGGCAGATACCATTACGGAGTTATTGTCATTCAAAAAAAGGCAAGAAAAGCTCGAAAATCGATCTGGAGAAATTCAAGAAAAGATTGCAGAATGTGATGGTGAAAGAGCAAAGTTGGATGAAGAAATCAATGAAATTGACAAGATGATAAGCGAGTTAGAAGAGCGGCGAGCAATGAAAGTGTCCCGGAAAACGAAAGAAGATTCGAAAAGCGAATTTCTACAGTTTAATGCCTCAAGTATCAAAGCTGACTTGGTGCTTGTGAAGGAAAAGTTCAAGGTGAAAGCTGCTGCCCTTGGAAAACAGTAG
- the LOC136205512 gene encoding uncharacterized protein isoform X3 produces the protein MWIRPPKQEIPNTEHCEKQSEHVDNTANHSKVVPETEESLSNHIKEFGKENSVISKSPSALTKSTDQVRDSILAKCLTCDSGANPPLNTGKNTSPNQQEAGPRNRMELSSKKRERELSAKATWQKVAAAADQEEEEAEVFKKKKKKSRTHSVLFEIPPDKLDSRSANLRFHLAWSDGRWVCPPKPEIPKTADCEKQSAANHSKVVPEIEETLSNHAKTLSNHAKKFRKENSVISLNPSVLMKSTENVTESTLAKCSTLDSGANLPLDKGKNTSPNHQEAGPENRMEQSSKKRIREMDAQVTGQKVAAAADQEEEDAEVFKQKKKKSRKHTVLFEIPPDKFDFCSANLRFQLVWRDGRWVRPPKSEILKTADCGKQSAANHSKVVPETEETLSNHAKKFGKENSVFSLAKCATNYWCANLPFNKRKNISRNHQEARAENRMEESSKTSENELNDQVTRQKVAAAGDEVKNHRLPFTKTSFAWNYIDSLEVFRILSTPHFTPLSELDEEIREGLAISHMLTFATLVEKASELEIEKPTSLFDSYLGALADLKMLGFDVKAVADTITELLSFKKRQEKLENRSGEIQEKIAECDGERAKLDEEINEIDKMISELEERRAMKVSRKTKEDSKSEFLQFNASSIKADLVLVKEKFKVKAAALGKQ, from the exons ATGTGGATTCGTCCTCCTAAACAG GAAATACCAAACACAGAACATTGTGAAAAACAATCAGAACACGTTGATAATACTGCAAATCATTCTAAGGTAGTTCCTGAAACTGAGGAGAGTCTTTCAAACCATATAAAAGAGTTTGGAAAGGAAAACTCTGTCATCTCTAAAAGTCCTTCGGCGTTAACGAAGTCAACAGACCAAGTTAGAGACAGCATACTAGCTAAATGCTTGACGTGCGATTCGGGTGCAAATCCACCATTGAACACGGGAAAGAATACT AGCCCTAACCAACAAGAAGCTGGGCCGAGAAATAGAATGGAGTTGTCCTCAAAGAAGAGGGAAAGAGAATTGAGTGCTAAAGCTACATGGCAGAAGGTTGCAGCTGCAG ctgaccaagaagaagaagaagcagaagtcttcaagaagaagaagaaaaagtctAGAACCCACTCTGTTCTCTTTGAAATCCCACCTGATAAATTGGATTCTCGCTCTGCAAATTTGAGGTTTCACTTGGCTTGGAGTGATGGAAGATGGGTTTGTCCCCCTAAACCA GAAATACCAAAGACGGCAGATTGTGAAAAACAATCAGCTGCAAATCACTCTAAGGTAGTTCCTGAAATTGAGGAGACACTTTCAAACCATGCTAAGACACTTTCAAACCATGCTAAGAAGTTCAGAAAGGAAAACTCTGTCATCTCTTTAAATCCTTCAGTGTTAATGAAATCAACAGAGAACGTTACAGAGAGTACACTAGCTAAATGCTCGACGCTCGATTCGGGTGCAAATCTGCCATTGGACAAGGGAAAAAATACT AGCCCTAACCATCAAGAAGCTGGTCCGGAAAATAGAATGGAGCAGTCCTCAAAGAAGAGGATAAGAGAAATGGATGCTCAAGTTACCGGGCAGAAGGTTGCAGCTGCAG ctgaccaagaagaagaagacgcaGAAGTCTTCaagcagaagaagaaaaagtctAGAAAGCACACTGTTCTCTTTGAAATCCCACCTGATAAATTCGATTTTTGCTCTGCAAATTTGAGGTTTCAGTTGGTTTGGCGTGATGGCAGATGGGTTCGTCCCCCTAAATCG GAAATACTAAAGACGGCAGATTGTGGAAAACAATCAGCTGCAAATCACTCTAAGGTGGTTCCTGAAACTGAGGAGACACTTTCAAACCATGCTAAGAAGTTCGGAAAGGAAAACTCTGTCTTCTCTTTAGCTAAATGCGCGACGAACTATTGGTGTGCAAATCTGCCATTCAACAAGAGAAAAAATATT AGCCGTAACCATCAAGAAGCTAGAGCTGAAAATAGAATGGAGGAGTCCTCAAAGACGAGCGAAAATGAACTGAATGATCAAGTTACGAGGCAGAAGGTTGCAGCTGCAG GTGACGAAGTGAAGAATCACAGGCTACCTTTCACGAAAACCTCATTTGCTTGGAACTACATAGACTCTCTAGAAGTTTTCCGGATCCTGTCTACACCACATTTTACTCCTTTGTCGGAACTGGACGAGGAAATCCGTGAAGGACTTGCTATCAGTCATATGTTGACATTTGCCACATTGGTCGAGAAGGCATCCGAGTTGGAAATAGAGAAGCCTACAAGTCTTTTTGACAGCTATTTGGGAGCTCTAGCTGATCTTAAAATGCTCGGATTTGATGTTAAGGCAGTGGCAGATACCATTACGGAGTTATTGTCATTCAAAAAAAGGCAAGAAAAGCTCGAAAATCGATCTGGAGAAATTCAAGAAAAGATTGCAGAATGTGATGGTGAAAGAGCAAAGTTGGATGAAGAAATCAATGAAATTGACAAGATGATAAGCGAGTTAGAAGAGCGGCGAGCAATGAAAGTGTCCCGGAAAACGAAAGAAGATTCGAAAAGCGAATTTCTACAGTTTAATGCCTCAAGTATCAAAGCTGACTTGGTGCTTGTGAAGGAAAAGTTCAAGGTGAAAGCTGCTGCCCTTGGAAAACAGTAG